The Elaeis guineensis isolate ETL-2024a chromosome 3, EG11, whole genome shotgun sequence region ACAGATCCAAGATGGAGATGAGAGTTCTAGACTGATTTTGAAACAGCTATTGACAGCTAAGATGCCCAAGAAAGAAAGGTTATTTATGGACTGGAAAGTCGATGCCACACAACATATCATTATTCATGAAACAAAGACACCAAAATGGGTGCTAAACACCTCTTTCCTTTTcttggataagatttttttttttttcccgtctGCAACATGAGGTCAAGATGTCTAGAAGTTACTAAGGCAGTTCACAGGCTAGATTTGCACATTGCTATGGTTCATCGAATCTATTTGGTATTTTGGTGGATTAGGTCCCTGCTGACATTGTAGTGACCCACTGTTTTCATAAAAGCAGATGGAATGTTTACTGCTTAATGTTCACAGAAACTCCAGCAGTCTGTAGGAAGTTCCAGCTCACTTAGGATTACAAAAAGGGGAATCAATTTTACGAGAATGTGGTACAATTTTTTTCTAAGCGAAGCTTTGACAATTTTGTTCGGCGCTTATTAAGTAACAAGCACCATATGGTTGTCAAAATGTTGCTTTGcttactttttcttttcttttccttttctttcatgGATCCCACATCCTTAAAGTATGCACTTTAAATTGTTATTGTAGGAAAAGCtgtaatttgaaattttattttagcaAATAAGGACAAAAAGGAATCAAGAATAGAACAAAATGGTGTTGAACTTTCACAGGTGTGATGACCTTATAAAAGCCCATCATGTTTTTGTTTTATATTCTTTAAAATCTTCATAAGTTTCAATTGAAAACCGATAATATTAAAATCTGATATCAGACAAGAATCCAATCTTTTATCAGCATTCTGATAGACCGAATCACATATAGCAACCCAAAAGCTTCTTCATGCCATGTGTATTTCAGGATTGCCTTCCAATCAATTCTACCACCAGTGCATCAACTCCTCAATGTAAAATGAGTCTACTTGACTCCTAGGATTTAGTGTTTCACATTGTAGGACTGCTGCTGTCTATATTCTTGATGATTGTATACCTTTGCCTGCTCAATTTTCTAACCACAGTGTGATGACATATATCTACTTTCTACCTTCAGCCTTTAACCATAAGTTCCAGGTTCAAACACTTCTAGACACTTGTtttattcttgatcttcttcATGCATAAAATTTAGATGACTAATTCCTACTCAAAAATAGATACTAATAGCACTATCCTAATTAATCTTAACTCTGTTCTGCTCACCAGAAGATTATAAAATAACAGACTGTAACAATTTATTGGCTCATAAGGAGGCAGAGTATTCTTTTCGTAATACAGCTTTTCCAATCTATTAGTATGAATTCAGACTTTGTAGGCTTCATATTTTCTAATTCTCCATAGTGTTGTCAAACTTATACCTACTTATGGTATTTCCATTAGGAGTGATTTGTTTGGTGTAAGGCATAGACTTTCAAGCACAGCTGCACAATGGCACATGTTTAAGTCCTGAGGTAGCCACTTTGAGGCACCCTCCCAAGACTCCAGACTGTCGGGAACATCACTAGGTAATGGCCTTTCTATATGGTGTTTTCATTGACATCTCCACTGTGACCCAAAGGTCATGGGTTCAAAAGAAGACTGGTTTATTCTTAAAACATGATTCTAAAATGCAATTAAGACTAAACTAAGGTCAGTTGCACCAAAAAATTGCCCAAATAGCACTACATGTGAATGTCTATGTATATCATATACCTTCAAGTGTTACCACTTCAAATGGCTTAAAAGGATCCAGACAAACATCATTGCTCATGAGAATCATTTGACAAAATGCAAATGTATTTGGGTGATAGATAGCACATGGTGTCCTAACCTTCTTCCCTCGAATAACAGATCCTGGCTCACCCTGGATCACCATGTACTTTGTGCCACCAAGGTACAAACCAGTTGGTGCAAGGGATCCAGGCTCATCAAAGTCATTCATAATGGCAGTGATCTCCTCAGGCTTGAACTGCATCATCAGGAAAAAATAGTAGTAGTAAGAAACCAAGAAAGACagctatatatataatatgatcCGG contains the following coding sequences:
- the LOC105040515 gene encoding profilin isoform X1, yielding MSWQTYVDDHLMCEIDGQHLTAAAIVGHDGSVWAQMANFPQFKPEEITAIMNDFDEPGSLAPTGLYLGGTKYMVIQGEPGSVIRGKKVRTPCAIYHPNTFAFCQMILMSNDVCLDPFKPFEVVTLEGFWWCHCQENQSGLDHWHI